The Desulfuromonadales bacterium genome contains a region encoding:
- the mce gene encoding methylmalonyl-CoA epimerase encodes MTRKVNHIGIAVKSIDSHIPLYRDIMGMKFEGTEVVAEQKVKVAFFSVGESRIELLEPTSPDSPVARFLEKNGEGIHHIAYEVDDLEAALDRLRRESIRLIDETPRCGAHGTRIAFLHPKATGGVLTELCQGGGH; translated from the coding sequence ATGACCAGGAAAGTCAACCACATCGGCATTGCCGTGAAAAGCATCGACAGCCATATCCCCCTCTATCGGGATATCATGGGGATGAAATTTGAGGGAACCGAGGTCGTTGCCGAACAGAAAGTCAAGGTCGCCTTTTTTTCCGTGGGGGAGAGCCGCATCGAACTTCTTGAGCCGACCTCGCCGGATTCCCCGGTGGCCCGGTTCTTGGAAAAAAACGGGGAAGGCATCCACCACATCGCCTACGAAGTGGATGACCTCGAAGCTGCCCTTGACCGGTTGCGGCGAGAGAGCATTCGTTTGATTGATGAAACTCCCCGTTGCGGTGCTCATGGAACGCGGATTGCCTTCCTGCATCCCAAGGCCACCGGTGGCGTGCTGACCGAGCTCTGCCAGGGGGGCGGACATTGA